In Streptomyces sannanensis, the DNA window TTTCTCGCGTTCGCGTACTTCGCGGTTGCCCAAGCAGCCGCTACCCGCAACGGCGCCCAGTCGGCGGCCGATGCCGCCGCGCTGGCGGCGGCCCAGGATGTGCGGGACGAACTCTTCGACGGCTTCACACGCTCCATTGGCAAGGACGAATCCTGGACCGACTGGCTCCTGGGAGACGGGGCCGAGGGCACGGGAGGGGCCGCAGCCGCTCAGCTTGCCGGTGAGAACGACGCTGATCTCACCGGGTTCGCGCCGACTGAGGTGAATGGATACCCGGCGTTCAGGGCAGACGTCGAGACCCGTTACACGTCGGGCAAGTCGATCGTCCCCGGCACGGACCGTCCGGCCAAAGCCCACGCCACCGCCGTGATCGAACCTCGCTGCAACGCCTCACCGGAGGGCGATTCTCCCGAACTCATCGAATTCGACTGCAAGGGTGAGCACTGGCAGATCAATCCGAAGAAGTTCATCGATGGTGACCTGCCAGAGGCGAAGGACCTGTTCTCCGTCTATTTGGCCGAGTAATGCGTGAACGACGAGACAAGGAAGACTGTTGATGAGAATGCGGCGCACTGCGAAGGCCCGCAGGGCACTGACCGCTGTGGCGATCACGACCGGCCTGGCCCTCACGGTGGTCGGCTGCGGCGGGGAAGAGGACAACAAGTCCAAGCCGGGGGCAGCCTCGTCCCCCAGCACAAAGAAGGATCAAGGCAGTGAGCCGCAGGATCAAGCCCCAGCAGCAGACTCTGTCCTGGCCGAGGTGAAGGGAAGCGACAACATCACTCTCGTCATCAACTCGGCCGTCCGGGACACAGGCGGCTTTGTCACCGTAAACGGAAAGGTGAAGAACGGGAGCGGGAAATACTGGATTCAGGCCCTATGGGCGGGCAACGAACAGGAGCTCGTCAGCAACTCCGCCTCCATGGCCGGCGCCTCCCTCGTCGACACGGCCGGCAAGAAGAAGTACCTCATCCTCCGCGACACCGACGGCCGCTGCCTGTGCACCCGCTTCACCGGCGGCTTCAAGGCCAACGAGGAGAAGACCTTCTACGCCCAGTTCCCCGCACCCCCCGCCGGAACCACCAAGGTCGACTTCCAGATCGCCGACATGCCGCCCGCCACCATCGAGATCTCCGAGGGTGAGTGACCCATGAGTCGCCGCCCCCGCATGGCCACCGCCGCCGCCCTCACCGCAGCCATCCTCACGCTCCCCGTAACCCCCGCCCTCGCCGACGAGCCCCCCAGTGCGCCCCCCGGCTCCACCACCACCGCCCCGCCCCCCGAGGTCGACGCGGACGCGCCCGGCCTGAAGCTCGCCGACGGGGCGACGCTCGCCCCCGCCCGGGTCGTGGACATCAAGTCGGTCGTCGAAGACCTCGGTGGCGAGGAGCGCCGCGAGGACACCAACACGGACGTGAAGTTCGCGCTCCAGGCCGAGGTCCTCTTCCCGAGGGACAGTTCCAAGCTGAACCCCGAAGCCATTGCCCGCATTAAGGCGATCGCCGACGAGATCAACGCCCAACATGGCACCAAAGTCCGCGTGTTCGGCTTCACCGACAACCTCGGCTCGTACGAGCACGGCAAGGCGCTCTCCAAGCAGCGCGCCGACACCGTGCAGGCCGAGCTCGCCAAGACCCTCGGCTCCGCCGTCACCTACGAGATCCGCGGCTACAGCGAGGACTACCCCATCGCCACCAACGACACCGAGGAAGGCCGCAGGAAGAACCGCCGAGTCGAGGTCTCCTTCCCCCGCAGCGGCTGAACCGGCGGAGCAGGGGCATCGGCCCCTGCTGTGGGATCTCAAGTTCGGCTGCGCAATCTCACAGCCCGCTTCATATCGACTGCACTCTCCGTGTTCCTCGACGAACTCGCCCACTGTCCTGTCGCAGTGCAGTTGGCGGATTCTCACTCGGTCTCATCCGAGCTGCCAGATTCTCACTGCGTCGCGGTTGACCGCTGGCGGTTCGTCTTGTCGAACATCGTCCGGCTGTCCTGTCGCATTGGATCTGTCGGCTTCCCACCCGTTCTCGTTCGTGCTGTCCGATTCTCATCCGGGCAAGTCCTGAGGGCCGCCGCCTGCTCCGTTCGTGGAACCTGTGCTCACCTCGCCGGGACCTGACGAAACGCAGACGGCGACGGCGGCAGGTCGGCGAACGAAGTCGGCCACGCGACGTCGTCGATCGCGAGCCACGGCGCAGCGGCTACGGCGGTGGGCGTTACCCCGGTAAACGCCTTGACCTCGCGGTGGAGGTGGGACTGGTCGACGTAGCCGCTTGCGGCCGCCACCCGAGCGGTGGCGTCACCCGTCGCGAGAAGGTGGGCGGCGTGGTCGAAGCGCACCAGTTGGGCGGCGCGCTTGGGAGTGAGGCCGATCTGGGACCGGAAGCGGGACCACAGGCGCTTACGGCTCCATCCCACCTCGTTCGCCAGGCTGTCGACCCGCACCCGTCCCCGGCTGGTGAGCATCCGCCACCAGGCAGCAGCGATCTCCGGATCGAGCGGTGGGCGGGCGTCCAGCCGTCGGCCAAGGACATCCGCCGCGATTGTGAACCGTTCGTCCCACGACGTGGCGGCGCGCAGCCTGTCCTCGGCTCGCCCGGCGTCGCGACCCCAGACATCTTCCAGGGAGACCACCGTCCCGACGAGCTCGGTCGATGCGCTGAGCACTGCAGCCGCCACGACCGGCGACAACCGAATCTGGAGGCACTGGCCGGCCTCGGCCGTCCGGCCGCTGATCCGGAGGTTGCCCGGGATCAGTCCGACGACCACGCTGCCGCGTTCGCGCCGGCCGTGCGCGTTGTAGACGAGGCCGTCTCCTTCGCTCAGGTCCACGAACAGGGTGACCGATGGGTGCGCGACCATGGCGATGTCCACGAGCGCCGGGACACGTTGACCGAACCCGGCCATGCTGATCCCGGGCAGTCGCTCTGACTGCCGCGGGATCGCGACCTCCACCGACGTCCAGTCAGGTGGTGACTCTGTGGCCCACACAGCACCAGGGTAGCGATCGGTGTCAGAGGCCTGCCGCCGCGAAGGCCAGCAGCAACTTGCTGGTCGTCTCCGGCGCTTCGAACATGGGGAGGTGTCCGACGTCGGGCAGTTGCTCGACGCGCGCGTTCGGCACCGTGTCGTATTGGTGTGCCGAAGACGGATCCCAGCGGCGGTCGGCAGCGCCGAAGATCACCAGGACCGGGACGTCGAGGGCGGTGAGGCGGTCGGGCACGCTCCGCTCGGCGATGTACGCGGCGTTTCGGCGCAGTACCGTCCTGAACGTGCGATAGCCGATGCCCCGGACCTCGGCGACCAGGTCGTCCGGGACGTCCACCGGGCGGTTGCATACCGCGGTCACCCCCCTGCGGAGCATCGCGTCCGAGCGGATCGACCAGAGGAGCGGGCCCAGCGGCGGGCCAATCAGCATACGAAGGAGGACGGACTGCGGGAGGAGCGCGTCGGGACTCGGGCCGCTGCTGATCAGCGCGAGCGAACCGACCAGGTCAGGGCGCTGTTCGGCAAGCGCGGTGGCGATGTATCCACCACTGGAGTGCCCGACCACGGTAACCGGACGAAGGCCGAGCTCATCGAGCACCGCGGCCAAGCGGCACGCCTGCTCGGGCACGTCGTACGACGGCGCGGGCGAGGACTGGCCGTGACCCGGGAGGTCGACTCGGATGACGTGATACTGGTCGGCGAGTGCCGGCACCACCGGGCTCCAGGAGCCGCCCGAGAATCCCGATCCGTGGATGAGCACCAGCGGCGGCGCCTGCCGCGGGCCGGAGTGGACCACATGCATCCCGTGCAAGTGCGTGACGTCGTCATGTCCCATGTACGGAACGATGCCTGCGCTGCCCGCTATCAGTCTTGTACAAATGTCGTCGCGAGGCTGACGCTCGCCGGACACCTCTGTCTCCACGGCGAGCGGGACTTCCGCGAAAGCCGGGCCGTTTGAGAACGTCAGCCATCGGCAGTCTCCAACCATCTGGCATTCATGCAGGTCAACGAGTCGCTACCTGCCACCTACACCGCGACGGGACACCCACCGCGCATGGCACATCGAACTGGCCGGCGAGCCCCGCCGTAACACCTCCCACCGTGTCTGGGGCTACGCCTCCCCGCCCGTCTCACTCTCCGCGCGCGCGGATCACGGGTGAGCTATCCTGCGCGCATGCGCGGACAGTTCACCGGCTGGCCGGAGCAGGCCATGGACGTGTTGTGGCAGCTCCAGGGCGAACCGACCCACGCGACCCGCGAGCGCTACCGCGCGGACCGTGAACGCCTGGTCCGGCAGCCGATGATCGCCCTGCTCAACGAGGTGGCGGACACCGACCCCCGGTACGAGGACTTCTCCGTCTGGCACTACCGCACCGACTCCTGGTGGTGGCAGCACCAGGGCGCGGTGATCCGGCTCGGCCGCAAGATCGAGATCGGTCTCCGGTTCTCCCTGGACGGCCTGCGGATCCAGGGCGCCTGGTGGTACCCCGATCCCGGCCAGGTGGACATGTTCCGCGAAGCCGTGGCCTCCGAGGGGAGCGGCCGCGAACTGTCCGCCATCGTCGAGGACGTGCGGAAGAGGGGCTACGACATCTCCGGGGACGTGATGAAACGCCCCCCGCGCGGCTATCCGACAGACCACTCCCGTACGAACCTGCTGCGCCACCGTTCTCTGATCGCCGCCCGTCCCCTCGGCTGCGAGGAGTGGCTGCACACCCCCGAGGCGGTCGACCGAGTCCTCTCTGCCGCCGCTGACCTGGACGCCCTGCTGATGTGGCTGGTCCGCCACGTGAAGCGCGCCGCCTGACATCACGAGGGCCCCGCGCGGCACGGGAGGAACCAAACCCGTGCCGTCGGTAGGCGCGGACTGGGGCGATGCCCCCGCGCAGCGCGATGTTGCGGTCGAACATCCGGCGCAGAACGACCCCCCGCGTTTTCCGCCGTACGGCGCCCCCACACAACCGACCGCACCGCCGTCCCGGGTGATAGCGGGCCGTGAGACACCGCAGGTCAGCGGTCTACCCGTCCGGA includes these proteins:
- a CDS encoding pilus assembly protein TadG-related protein; protein product: MPNRSGNDRGQTIPIYVAVVGGLLFLAFAYFAVAQAAATRNGAQSAADAAALAAAQDVRDELFDGFTRSIGKDESWTDWLLGDGAEGTGGAAAAQLAGENDADLTGFAPTEVNGYPAFRADVETRYTSGKSIVPGTDRPAKAHATAVIEPRCNASPEGDSPELIEFDCKGEHWQINPKKFIDGDLPEAKDLFSVYLAE
- a CDS encoding DUF2461 family protein, with the translated sequence MRGQFTGWPEQAMDVLWQLQGEPTHATRERYRADRERLVRQPMIALLNEVADTDPRYEDFSVWHYRTDSWWWQHQGAVIRLGRKIEIGLRFSLDGLRIQGAWWYPDPGQVDMFREAVASEGSGRELSAIVEDVRKRGYDISGDVMKRPPRGYPTDHSRTNLLRHRSLIAARPLGCEEWLHTPEAVDRVLSAAADLDALLMWLVRHVKRAA
- a CDS encoding alpha/beta hydrolase, translating into MGHDDVTHLHGMHVVHSGPRQAPPLVLIHGSGFSGGSWSPVVPALADQYHVIRVDLPGHGQSSPAPSYDVPEQACRLAAVLDELGLRPVTVVGHSSGGYIATALAEQRPDLVGSLALISSGPSPDALLPQSVLLRMLIGPPLGPLLWSIRSDAMLRRGVTAVCNRPVDVPDDLVAEVRGIGYRTFRTVLRRNAAYIAERSVPDRLTALDVPVLVIFGAADRRWDPSSAHQYDTVPNARVEQLPDVGHLPMFEAPETTSKLLLAFAAAGL
- a CDS encoding helix-turn-helix domain-containing protein; the protein is MAGFGQRVPALVDIAMVAHPSVTLFVDLSEGDGLVYNAHGRRERGSVVVGLIPGNLRISGRTAEAGQCLQIRLSPVVAAAVLSASTELVGTVVSLEDVWGRDAGRAEDRLRAATSWDERFTIAADVLGRRLDARPPLDPEIAAAWWRMLTSRGRVRVDSLANEVGWSRKRLWSRFRSQIGLTPKRAAQLVRFDHAAHLLATGDATARVAAASGYVDQSHLHREVKAFTGVTPTAVAAAPWLAIDDVAWPTSFADLPPSPSAFRQVPAR
- a CDS encoding OmpA family protein — protein: MSRRPRMATAAALTAAILTLPVTPALADEPPSAPPGSTTTAPPPEVDADAPGLKLADGATLAPARVVDIKSVVEDLGGEERREDTNTDVKFALQAEVLFPRDSSKLNPEAIARIKAIADEINAQHGTKVRVFGFTDNLGSYEHGKALSKQRADTVQAELAKTLGSAVTYEIRGYSEDYPIATNDTEEGRRKNRRVEVSFPRSG